One window of Oryza brachyantha chromosome 12, ObraRS2, whole genome shotgun sequence genomic DNA carries:
- the LOC102705581 gene encoding uncharacterized protein LOC102705581, with protein MEAPKLRFVRCPGCLQLLVEYPSIAVYQCGGCGTVLRAKNRVVPVVNTNVESGEHNEFSNSSTGNSQNNKLICIDGQTILPSSNAQPGVVKEKITFASEESTVSSSNSIDSSEHVNIDCLLVDGDASDPDMRMERINDEDKGTVSNSGPESMKAENVGTDGNVNSEKSSFMDDQSIINEVATAQSIVHMAGGGSNSNLREAQSLAGEKCTLSNNNVNSQEIVASCRPDDEIECKSNNVSAGAKDRFQPYEGLHVESHEDLIEELVRSLSLSDDEDNFVDIEENSELNDALRSQMGSCRFSSGSKMNDAPRTDPHGRLIEELEMSFSDSEEVDQNVMIQHNDIVEKVTLDEDGKENHNLEEDGKENNILDEDGKENHIFDKDGKDNCILEKDGKENHILDEDDKYNCILEEDGKENHILDAGGSNSYEERVLPMDDGDIKSGQSFQQNELATVNTEEKEEEHPEETNVLNHAEADSGTGAVLSSLSDDKFYASAILPPSCNKRKEEKSNIYRGRELRQGLSLDSEDFRSIQKFIESQMDGTSSSLSSGSPNHGDLERNTSNRFKKIDRFERLKKMDDLRDQLNRLSSQKGLGNRYKNKGLGHLQQQSSYKHIELHPCGYDADSILDSDIIDSYYDHGNLPRYPPPDAFSPTHSHYHCGHGQPHIPYNCSAWEFNSYYQPSYAGSTILEHESLSSSYKEQKRAVRKSILRSLSGASPFTICNGCFNLVQVPSDIYVSKKKIAKFQCGRCSKALVLSFPATHSEDTKLNQKPLHYTVDGIEGANSFSAELRGDPMRIIEKYGASSSRSFSSRARPDFDASTSGKKASDSALHRLMGYDSASQLLRHSRVFDDGYDSFESMVPVSNRVFRRKNL; from the exons ATGGAAGCCCCTAAGCTTCGCTTCGTCAGATGCCCAGGGTGCCTCCAGCTTCTTGTGGAGTATCCATCCATTGCCGTCTACCAGTGTGGTGGCTGTGGTACTGTTCTTAGAG CAAAAAATCGAGTTGTGCCAGTAGTGAATACTAATGTAGAATCTGGCGAACACAATGAATTCTCAAATAGCTCAACAGGGAATTCTCAGAACAACAAATTGATCTGTATAGATGGGCagacaattttaccatcctccAATGCACAACCTGGTGTGGTGAAGGAGAAGATTACCTTTGCTAGCGAGGAAAGTACTGTATCGTCTAGCAACAGTATCGACTCCAGTGAGCATGTTAACATTGATTGTCTCTTAGTTGATGGGGATGCCAGCGATCCTGATATGAGGATGGAACGCATAAATGATGAAGATAAAGGAACTGTGTCTAATTCGGGTCCTGAATCAATGAAGGCAGAGAATGTTGGAACCGATGGAAATGTCAATAGTGAAAAAAGTTCCTTTATGGATGATCAGAGCATCATCAATGAAGTTGCTACCGCCCAAAGCATAGTCCACATGGCCGGAGGTGGTTCTAATAGTAATTTAAGAGAAGCACAGAGCTTAGCTGGGGAGAAGTGTACTCTTAGCAATAATAATGTGAACTCCCAAGAGATAGTTGCAAGTTGCCGACCTGATGATGAAATTGAGTGTAAATCAAATAATGTATCTGCTGGTGCAAAAGACAGATTTCAGCCATATGAAGGTTTGCATGTAGAATCACATGAAGATCTGATTGAAGAATTGGTGAGGTCTCTTTCACTCAGTGATGACGAAGACAACTTTGTGGATATAGAAGAAAATAGTGAACTTAATGATGCTTTACGTTCTCAAATGGGCAGCTGCAGATTTTCATCAGGGAGCAAAATGAATGATGCCCCTCGAACTGATCCTCATGGCCGGTTGATTGAGGAATTAGAGATGTCTTTTAGTGATTCTGAAGAAGTAGACCAAAATGTTATGATCCAACACAATGACATTGTAGAAAAGGTTACTTTGGATGAGGATGGTAAAGAAAATCACAATTTGGAAGAGGATGGTaaagaaaacaacattttgGATGAAGATGGTAAAGAAAATCACATTTTTGATAAGGATGGTAAGGATAACTGCATTTTGGAAAAGGATGGCAAAGAAAATCACATTTTGGATGAGGATGATAAATATAACTGCATTTTGGAAGAGGATGGCAAAGAAAATCACATTTTGGATGCAGGTGGTTCTAATTCATATGAAGAAAGAGTACTGCCAATGGATGATGGGGATATCAAATCTGGACAAAGTTTCCAACAAAATGAACTGGCAACTGTTAACacagaagaaaaggaggaggaaCATCCGGAAGAAACCAACGTGCTCAACCATGCTGAGGCAGACAGTGGAACTGGTGCTGTTCTTTCCAGTTTGTCAGATGATAAGTTTTATGCTAGTGCCATACTGCCACCTAGCTGcaataagagaaaagaagaaaaatctaaCATATATAGAGGTAGAGAACTACGCCAAGGATTGTCACTGGATTCTGAAGACTTCCGGTCAATCCAAAAATTTATCGAGTCTCAAATGGATGGGACCTCAAGTTCTCTTTCGAGTGGCTCTCCGAATCATGGGGACCTGGAACGTAATACATCAAACAGATTCAAGAAAATTGATCGATTTGAGCGGCTAAAGAAGATGGATGATCTAAGAGATCAGTTAAATAGGCTTTCTAGCCAGAAAGGGTTAGGAAATAGGTACAAGAACAAAGGCCTTGGGCACCTTCAGCAGCAGAGTAGCTACAAACACATTGAACTACATCCTTGTGGTTATGATGCTGATTCTATCCTTGATTCTGATATTATTGATTCCTACTATGATCATGGAAATCTACCAAGGTACCCACCACCAGATGCTTTCTCACCAACTCATTCACACTATCATTGTGGACATGGGCAACCCCATATCCCATATAACTGCAGTGCATGGGAGTTCAATTCATATTATCAGCCATCATATGCGGGAAGCACAATTCTTGAACATGAGTCACTTAGTTCGAGCTACAAAGAGCAGAAACGTGCTGTGAGGAAAAGCATTTTGCGTTCTTTGTCTGGTGCTTCCCCATTTACCATCTGCAATGGCTGTTTCAATTTGGTTCAAGTTCCATCAGACATCTATGTATCAAAAAAGAAGATTGCTAAGTTCCAGTGCGGTCGGTGCTCCAAGGCCCTTGTATTATCATTTCCTGCTACACATAGTGAAGATACAAAGCTTAATCAAAAGCCACTCCACTATACAGTTGATGGGATAGAGGGAGCTAATTCTTTTTCTGCTGAACTGCGTGGGGATCCTATGAGGATAATCGAAAAGTATGGAGCTTCATCTTCAAGAAGCTTTTCTAGTAGAGCTAGACCAGACTTTGATGCCTCAACAAGTGGAAAAAAGGCATCAGATTCGGCACTTCACCGGCTCATGGGGTATGATTCAGCGAGCCAATTGTTACGTCACAGCAGAGTGTTTGATGATGGATACGACAGTTTTGAATCCATGGTACCAGTTTCTAACAGAGTATTCAGAAGAAAGAATTTGTGA
- the LOC102706053 gene encoding methylesterase 17-like, protein MDAVSGGGFSERKTEHFVLVHGAGHGAWCWFKLLCLLQNSGHRVSIVDLAGADGVRSFDDYNAPLLGLMAALPESEKVVLVGHNAGGLSVVHAMHLFGDRIKQAIFIAATMLQFGYQTEQDIKEDSALASILLRPWPTALSTARFGSAAGEGDKSVINRVPRVYIKTANDRMVKPEQQEAMISRWPPSEVMTMDTDHSPFSAPELLCNLIIKSL, encoded by the exons ATGGACGCGGTCTCGGGCGGCGGTTTTTCCGAGAGGAAAACGGAGCACTTCGTGCTCGTGCACGGCGCCGGTCACGGTGCATGGTGCTGGTTCAAGCTCCTCTGCCTGCTCCAGAACTCCGGCCACCGCGTCTCCAtcgtcgacctcgccggcgccgacggtgTCCGCTCCTTCGACGACTACAACGCACCGCTCCTTGGCCTCATGGCCGCCTTACCGGAAAGCGAGAAG GTAGTTTTGGTTGGGCACAATGCAGGAGGTCTAAGCGTGGTCCATGCAATGCACCTGTTCGGTGACAGGATTAAGCAGGCAATCTTCATCGCAGCAACCATGCTTCAGTTCGGTTACCAGACTGAACAGGACATCAAAGAA GACTCTGCACTTGCTTCCATTCTACTCCGGCCATGGCCGACGGCGCTGAGCACGGCCAGGTTTGGCAGCGCCGCCGGTGAAGGCGATAAGAGCGTCATCAACAGGGTGCCGCGCGTCTACATAAAGACGGCGAACGACCGCATGGTGAAGCCAGAGCAGCAGGAGGCGATGATCAGCCGGTGGCCGCCGAGCGAGGTGATGACCATGGACACCGACCACAGCCCCTTCTCCGCGCCTGAGCTTCTCTGCAACCTCATCATCAAGTCGCTGTGA